The genomic stretch TAACAATACCGACAAGGCAGAAGCTGCCCAGGTTGGGGACTCCTTTTCCAGAGGCCTGGCTGGTGGGTCAATGCTCCACCCAGTGATAGGCACCTATCAATTCCCTGTCCCCAGCAAGATCACCTCTCCTAGAGACTGTGGGGACAGCACTAGACCTGAAAAGAAACAGGGGGACAAGTGAGCATCTCTGTGCCCCAACACAGGCATCCACAAATCCTGCTTCCCCCACCTCCAATCCGTGAACGTAAGTGCTGTTAGGAGtcacatacaaacaaacaaaaacgcaCCCCAAAAAAACCTACAGGAGTTGCATGAACAAAAATTCTACTGTctgcacaaatacacacacacacacacaggcacacacagagtGACTGGCACACAAACATACATCTTCACAATTCTGTACTCAGAAACACACCCAATCCAGCTCAGGGTCTCAGGCATGCACATGCTCACctacatgcaaacacacatattcctattttttaaagtacaccTTCACATCGGTgtttgcacacacatacacaaatactcTTACACAAATGCACACGTACACATGCAAACCCCCTCACATTCATTCGGTCTCAAGTAAgtgtacacacatacacgcagcccagcaaaaataaaagtacacGCGTTGATACAAACATTAGCAGGACCATACACAATTATAAACACACAAATTTGCACACACAAAAATGCACATACCAAAATGCACTCACAGGACTGATTACTAACATGctaaaaatagatgcaaaaatgcaATTCTCAAACATTGAGCATACACGCACAAATTCAGTAAATACACCCAAACAAACGCTCACAGCCAAATCTGGGCACAAAAGCCCACTAGTTCGAGCCCTGGAGGCCAGACCCTACCCCCTCAGCCCTTTCTCAGAGATTTTCAGGGAAGGAATATCCTGGCCACGCATTCGGGGCCTCTCCAACTTGGAGCACCCGGTGACCCCAAGGGAAAGGAGGCCTCCCTCTCAGACCCACAACCCCCTCCCCGCACACACCTGCtatcccccccacacacactccccGCACCCTCAGCTCCCTGCCAAGCCCGGGACACACGTGCGCCTCTCCTCCTGCGCCCAACAAGGGACTGAACGTGCACACTCAGCTCGCACGCGGTGTGAGTGCAAACAACGCCCACGCCGTCGCTGGCGCCCCCCGACTCGGCGGTGCGACCCACTCACCACAGTGCCCCACTGGCTGACCAGGGATCTGGAAGGAGCGGCGAGGAAAGGAGAGCCGTGGTGAGTGCCACCTGCGAGCTGTCTGCGGGAAGACCCGTTCACCCTGAACTCAGCCCTCTCCACTTCTCCCCCGGAGCTCTGTGAGTGGCGCGCTCGGGCCTGAAACTCCGGAGTCCGGGGCCAGGCCTAAGGACCCCACCCCATCACCGCCACCCCaacctgggcctgggcctgagcTCTACAGCCCCGCGGGGAAAGCTACCCAAGCAGCCGCGCGGCCTCCACCGGCTCTCTCCATGAGAAAGGCACGGCTGGGCCCCATCCCCGTGTATGACAAAAGAAGCCGGGGCCAGCTCCGGGAGCCCGGAGAACAGCCCGGGCGCAGCTCCGGGGCGCTGACCCCAGAGGCGCGGGGATGGGTGAGTCCAATCTggcgggctgggctggggaatAGGAGGCCGACGTAGCGCTCTCCCGGCCACGGGCAACTTCTGCAAGTTCCGGGGACGGCGAAGGGGTCGGGGGACCTCCCAGACTAGGCCTTGAAACCCTGACCCCCAGGTATTtgtgaggagagggagagagaggaagagagacgcAGTTTTCGGATCGCGCGGCCGCCGCCCcccagccccaaactggaaggtAAATACTTACTTAGCCTCCGAACCAGGTACAAGCTAATACTCAACAATACTGATGCCTTGTTTTTTTTGCTCTGTCCGGACCGCAAAGCTGTAGCCAATTTAGATATGCTATAAATTTAAGAGGTTGCCATGGCCACGGTGCGCCCATTGGCCGCCGGGCCCCCTACGTGCCGCGCCACGTCATCAAATCTGAATAAGGATGCGCGAATTAGGCGGCGGCCAGACAAAGATGAGGATCGGGACCGCTTGAAAGTGGGGGAAAGTGCCGGTGCCTCCGCCACCGGGGAAAGCCGCTCAGCAGCGCCGAGGCCAGCAGCCACCCGAGACACCTGGGGGAGCCCGGAACAGGTGCCGGGGCGCGCGGCCCGTGGCATGAGGTGGTGAACGCCACGACCCCGCACCCCACTCTGGGCAGCCCAGCTCCAGGCCAGCGATCGCCCGAGGACTTGACCGGCTGAGTCTTGGGCCGGACCAGACTCGCCCAGCGGCTGCTGAGACCAGAGGCGAAGCGCAGCGGCGGGCCCGGAAGGCCCGAGGGCCAGGGGCCCACAGGGAGGGCGAGGCGGCCCGAGCCGCCGGGGCGCGCGGCTATGATGGTGCACTGTGCCGGTTGCGAGCGGCCCATCCTCGACCGCTTTCTGCTGAACGTGCTGGACCGCGCGTGGCACATCAAATGTGTTCAGTGCTGCGAGTGCAAAACCAACCTCTCGGAGAAGTGCTTCTCGCGCGAGGGCAAGCTCTACTGCAAAAATGACTTCTTCAGGTAAGAGGCCCCGCCGCCCTGCTGCCTGCGCGCCCGCCCTGCGCGCGCTCTACTGGGGCGTCGGGGAAGGGGAGACCACGAAACCCACATGAGCCCCCCGGGCTCACAAGCTTCGATGGTGAGCGGGGCAGCACtttgccctcctcctgccctcggTCCAGGAAAGGGCCCGAGCCAGCCCAGGCGGAGGAAGGAGCGGCTTGGCTGCCTCGCGGTCGCTCCTCCAGGTCGGCTCGGCTGGGAAcagtgctggggcaggggcaggaagccCTGACAAACTTGCTCTCCATCCGTCTCTGCCCCTTCCCGGTGGCTGCAACCCCAGGACGGAAGCTTCAAGCCCCATCCCGGCAGAGGAAGGATTTTTGCTGGAGTTAGGGGCGGCTGGGGCTTCTCCCTCTGGGCAGATTGCGTGAACCCACAGGCCGGCCTCCTGGACAAACGGAAACTTCTCAGCTCCAGAGAAGGCCCAGCTTGGAAGGTCTCCCCTAGTGATGGGGAGAGAGAACCTCCCCCTCCTCACCTTCTAACCccttaaacattttttcccatgttgaaaaacacaaatgaaatcgAGGCTGAGACTCAGGACCTCCCGGGTCTAGCCAGGGCTGCGTCACCCACCTCCCCCCAGCCCGTGCGGACCCTCAGGTGGGCCAGGGCAGATcggctctctgggcctcagtttcccagctgGGAAATGCAGAGGGACAGCCTGGATGCCTGTGGGGCTGGCGGCAGCTTAGCCCTGCCTGCTTCCACCGGGAGCCCAGGGCCGGCTTTGTGAACGCGAATTCCGGGCGCCGAGGAAGGGGGGCGTGATCAACACCGCGGAGAAAGGCAGCCCGCCGGCCCCGGCGGCTCCGCACTAGGGAATTTGAATAGGAGAAAATGTCAGCCGCGCCTTTACACGTGTAAACTCCCGGGCCCCGGAGGCCCAACGCCCCTAATGTGGCGGTGCTTGCAAGGCGCCTAATGATTTTTGATAAGGTGCATATGGCCAATTACGCTGCCGGATAAGGCCAAAAGTGACTTATGGCTTCTAATGCCCTCACTACATCAATGTCACCCAAATTCGCCCTGTTTAGAGACGTGGGTGTGAGTAGATGTGGGGTCCCCAGAGTCCTgggccctccctctcccccccagCCTGCACCTCACCCCTGTCCTTGGGGGTCTGCATCACCTATTTCAGGAGAAACCAGCTTTCTCTCTGGgctcaaggaagaaagaaaaggaattagaTCAGGAAGGCGGGAAAGGGGAGATTTGAGAGATCCCTGCCCTGGCCATGCAAGGTTTATGGTTGCCTTCTGTTCACATTCCCCTGCTGCCTGCCAGGGCcagagactgggggtggggggtggctggAACACAGTCGTTGCTTCCTAGAGTCTACCCCTGTGAGGTCCTGCTGTCCATAGCTCCTGCCTAGCTCCACTGGGGGGACCCAGAGTGAGGATTGGACAGCCTCTAAACCGGTGCTGGGAATTCATGGAAGGGTCCCCCTTCCTGCTTAAGTCTGGCCCAGGGGAGGGGCTCCCTGTTAGGACCAGCCAGCCAGGCAGATTGGCCCTACCTGGGCCCCAGCAGACTAGACAGCATCCAGGAGGCAAAGCCATGAAATGGTCCAAACCCTGCccacctggcttcaaatccttCATGAGCTCTGAGTTTGCCTGGAGCAGCCCAGGCGGCACTGgcagggggtgggatggggggggACATCTTAGGACATTACCGGGGCCCTCTGCGTGACTCGAGGCTGCACCCATTGCCTGCCCCTTCACAGCCCAGTAGAGTGTGAATAAACCCAGTGGAGGTATGGCAGCTCTAGTCCCAAGAACAGCCCGGGACATTTGTGCTGTGTCTCCTGCTCTGGCCTGGGAGTGCAGATTGGGGCTGTGCTTGACAGATGTGGAAATGGAGGCTTCTCAGAAGCCAGGCCGGGTGGGAAGAGGTTAGGGGCTAAGGAGGACTGGACACCGGGCCCGCCCCGCAGTGATGGGCACCTTGTGTCCTCAGGCGCTTCGGCACCAAGTGCGCCGGCTGTGCGCAAGGCATCTCGCCCAGTGACCTGGTGCGCAAGGCCCGCAGCAAAGTCTTTCACCTCAACTGTTTCACCTGCATGGTGTGCAACAAGCAGCTGTCCACCGGCGAGGAGCTCTACGTCATCGACGAGAACAAGTTCGTGTGCAAAGACGACTACCTGAGCTCGTCCAGCCTCAAGGAGGGCAGCCTCAACTCAGGTATGCAGGCCCTAGCTCCTTCCTAGCCTTGGGCCCCAGCGCCCTCCTGCCCTGTCCAGCCTCTACTTTGCCCCCTGTGGGCGGTCTGTGCCCAGCGCAGAGCTCATGACCCGGGCTCCCCCACCACACAGTTCTAGGGCAAGGCGAGGGGTTAGAGATTGGGGAAGAGACAGCGTCGCAGCCGGTCCTACTGGGGAACCGGGAGCCGCCAGCTCTTCCCCGCCCTCCTCCAATTCAGGCGGCTTTTCCAAGTGGCCCTCCTTCCCTAATTTGAAACATCCCAATTCAATTCCTTCTGTGTCATTTGAATACCAGGTAATTTCTAGGTGCACTGGGAGGATGTTGATTGGGGTctagaggaaggagagagagaggaagatccAGAGGGCGCCTCCCGCCCCCCCTTACCCAGGCAATAGCTGAGAGGGCTTAGGAAGCCCTTCCACAGGCCCAGCCCCGCCTGGAGAGAGTGGGCGGGCGCCAGgtccctgggggaggggctgtcgCAGGTTTGGGAGGGAACCCAGCGCAGCCCGCGGTAGCCTGGGCCGGCTGGAACCGGCCACTGGATTGGAGAGGGGTCGGGTCGCAGCTGACGCCGCTGTCCCCTTCCCGATCCATCCGCCCCGCAGTGTCATCCTGTACGGACCGCAGTTTGTCCCCGGACCTCCAGGACCCGCTGCAGGACGACCCCAAGGAGACGGACAACTCGACCTCGTCGGACAAGGAGACAGCCAACAACGAGAACGAGGAGCAGAACTCGGGCACCAAGCGGCGCGGCCCGCGCACCACCATCAAAGCCAAGCAGCTGGAGACGCTCAAGGCCGCCTTCGCCGCCACGCCCAAGCCCACGCGCCACATCCGCGAGCAGCTGGCGCAGGAGACCGGCCTCAACATGCGCGTCATCCAGGTGCGGCCCGGGCTCAGTGACACCTCCTTGGCCCTGCTACGTCCGGGAGCCTCGGAGGAGCGCTCCGGATTCCGGTCTGGGAGCAGACGGTGCGCCCGAGGTCGGGGACAGCGGGGCACCCGCCTGAGGTCAGGGACCCTGAGCCAAAAAACTTAGTCCAGCCCTGCTGTCCTCCTGGCGGTGCGATTTGGGGCGGGTCACTTCGCCTCTCTGAATTCTGCTCCCCCGCATTGTTCGAGAAAGGTTTTAAGCCTCCCTGGGGTCCGGGAGccctcctttcctcccacctTCGGAGCAGAGAAAGAGGCGACGCTCCTCACACGCCCCCTCGCTGGGCCATGCGGGGGCAGACAGACAAACGGCCAGAGCCCGGCCCTGGGCCGAGGGGCCGAGGGGAGAGCCATGCCGGGCGGGAGGCCTTTATAAAGCCGTCAGGCCGCGGGCGAGCCGAGGACCAGGAAGCCTAAGTCTTTATGAGTCGCCCCACGGGTCTGCGAAATCCTTCACCCTTGGCTGGTTCGCCGAGgcccctctccacccctcccgGCCTAATCCGGCCCGGCCTCCGCCCCTGGGGAGCCCTGGTGCGGAAGAGGCGCTAGGACCCAGCGGGGGCGACccaggcggggaggggaggggaggcgacTGACCCGGGGCTCACAGCCCCCTCCTCCGTCCCAGGTGTGGTTTCAGAACCGACGGTCCAAAGAACGCCGGATGAAACAGCTGAGCGCTCTGGGCGCCCGGAGACACGCCTTCTTCCGGAGTCCCCGGCGCATGCGTCCGCTGGGCGGCCGCTTGGACGAGTCTGAAATGTTGGGGTCCACTCCGTACACCTACTATGGAGGTAAGGGGCGCCCCGGACGCACTGCTCCGTCCCTCCGCCCGCGCTGTTCTGGTTGATGAGGGCGCAGGGCGCAGGGCCCCGGCCAGCGGGCTTTCAGTCCCCCCAGGACCACCCCTCCGTCGCTCTCTCCCACTCACGCAGGACATACACAGTTATGGACACACTCACACTCCCCTACTCCTCCTGGACACAGAATCAGAGACATGGACTCACCCATACAGTGACACACACCCTCACCTTCACCCTCGCAGGACACATGAGCGCACTCTCACACACACTTGGATTCAGGGACATGTAGACACATATCACACTCAAATACATTCCACCACCACCCCAGGTACACTCACTGAGACGCACAaatccacacacacactcctgcacTTCATACTGAGGCCGGCACTGTAAAtcctcacgcctgtcacccccaCGGACACACAGGACACACAGCcttcctgctgccctggcccGTATGCCTAGTGTACTTGGCATGAGGTGGATTCCAAGCACTGGAGGGCAgcgcctggggaggagggaggggggtcTGGATTCACTCCAGGCCGCCTGCTCACTGGCTTTGAAGGCAGCAACTCCTGGCCCACAGCGGGACCGTGCGCGCAGCGTCTGGCACTGTTAGCCCAAATGCCGGCAGTTGCTCTGGGCAAGACTCTggcccaccctccagccccaagCACCGTGGGATTCGTTGGGATTGGGGTGCAAGGGTCGGGCCAACCCCAGATGTCCACTCTCTCTGTCTTTGGGGCTGTACAAAGGGGGGAAGATGGTGCTACCAGGCTCAGGCCTGGGGTGAGCTCTCTGCTTGGACATCTTGCTCCCTTCTcctaccttccttctttcccttcccctcatTTCCCTTACACTGGGTTGGTGACCCACAACTCCCCCACCCCAGTTTTCTGTGCTCCTCGCTCCAGAGCAATGCTATGCTGGCTCTGGGCCCTACTCTTCCCAGAGCTGTGGGCTCAAGGAAGCATCTCCTCCCTTTGAGCCTCTGAATTTGGGGAGCCCCCAGGACTGCCTATGCCTGGGAGGGATCTGCGCTTCTGAGTCACTCTGTGCCGCAGGCCTGCTCCCGGCTAGTAGCCCAAGTTGGGAACAGGCAACTTCTCTTAGAAAAGTGGGTTCAGTGGCAatgggggagagggcaggagctAGGCACCCTGGCAGACCCGAGAGAGAAGGTAAGAGAACCCCGCAACTGACCTCTGCACAGCCAGAGGCCTGGAAGGTTAGATTTTGAGACCCGATCAGGGTCCCTAGAAATTGCGGGCAAAGTGCGAAGCTGCACGTTTTCTGGGGGAGAACCCGCAGATTGCAGAGACCAGGTTGGGGAGCTGCAGCCCCCCAGCCTGGAGCAGCCCGGATGGTGGGCGTGTCCTCCCGGGGTTCCAGTCACAGGCTTTCTCCACCCAGTTTTGCCTCCTTCCTGCACAAAATCTCATCCCGGGAGCAGCGAGATGGTGGGGGCGGTACCGGCCCGGAATTTTTCCCCGCCCGGGTAATTAACCAAGGTTTCCCCCCAGGACCATTACGCCCCCCACCAATCCCGCCACCTCCTCTCCCTGCGCGCCTGCTGGACGGGGTGGGGAGCCGGACTCGGGGGCCCCTCATTCCCCGGAATGGGGGGAGCAggactccccagcccccagcgaGGCAGCCACGCCTAATCCGCGCTGGGAGATCCCGGCGGTGGCGGCCGGCAGCGGGCGAGAAAggggccgggcggcggggccggcggcTCCCCGTGGGAGCGCGGACAAAGCCCCAGCTGCGGCTTTTGTGCCCTTTTCAGACGGCGTTTGTTCCAATTACCTCCGGCCCGGCCGCCATATGGGCGGAGGCGGCGCGCACCGCGCCGGGGCCGCGGCCTTCGCTGCTTTGCCGGCTCGCTGCGGGCCTTGGCCGTCCCCCGTCCCCGTCCCTTTGGGGCTCCAAATTCGCCGCTCCCAACCTTCCCCTTTACTTTTTGGGAGAATGGAATTAGTCGTTTAAAAAGTAATTGGCGACCGTTTTAGCTGTTGCCTAAACTGTCTCCAAGCCACGCCGCCAGACCCCCCCCCAATTTAGACAGATTTCAGGGTTTGGAAGGGCGGGGTTGGGAGGGATGGTGGGGGGCGTCCAGAATTCGCCCTGTGAGACCCCAGAACCGAGCAGGGGCAGTGGGTTCGCAGAAGAGACTGTCTTCTGGATGCGCTGGTTTTCTCGGCGTACAAAGCGGGTGGTTGTCACTGGTACGGGCCACAAGGTGCTTCTTTCCTCGGTCCTCCACCCGAAGCCTTCAGGGGCCCACCTGGATGGGGAAGCAGGATGTCCTGCAGGACCTGGAGGAGGGGCTATGGGAGGCTGTTAAAGGGGTGAGCAAAAGCAATTTCCTGGGGCAGGATGAGCGGGTAACCCGGAGTCCCCGCACGCCCTGAATTTGTGGGCAAAATGCGCATCTGTGCAATTTTCTCGGGAGAGAACTCGTAACTATCACCAGCTTCGCAAAGGGCTCAATGTCCCCAAATGCTTTAAAACCTGAGTATTCTGGCAAACCCACCAggatgaggctggaggatccaGCCTCTACCCCAGGTGCCCGCGGAGCTCTGGACATGACCCCGCGAATTAATGTGCGTGTCTTCATTGCCCTCTCCCAAGTCGCTGGAGCTCAGCTTTCTCTGTTCCGGGCCAGGCGAGGCAGGGACAAATGGTCGGACCCTAGAATTCACCTGGATGAACACGCGGGGGCTGTACTTAGCGGGGCAAAGGACTTGCGCCAGGTCGTGGGGCGCAGGGATGGAGGAGACCGCGCTGAGGGGCCCCTGCGCACTCTGGCTGGATTCTGCGCCCCCGGCACAGCCCGCCAGTCCCTGTGCGCTCTGGCCGCTGGCCAAGTCCCAGCTTCTCTCCGGCCGGGTGGACGCCTGGGTCTCGACCACTTTGCCCTGCTCTGTCCGCACGTTCATCCCCGCCTGGCTTCTCTCCCCGGGCCTCTCAGCCTCCGCATCTCTGGAGTTTCCTTGGACTCATGTCGCCAGTCCACTGTCTCGCAGTCTCCGGGCGCATGTGTCTCTGTCCATCCTCCGTCTCACTCCCTCTCTCGCCGTCTGCCCGCGGTTTTCAGCGTGTCTCTAACCGCGGCTGtctcatctctctgtctctgcaccTCCTCGACTGGCTCGCTCGACCTCCGATCTCTCGGGCTCTCCTGTCTCTGCTGTAGGCTTTGGGTCTCTTTCCCGGTCTCTCCTACTCTGCTGGCTCCCCGCTGCCCCTCCTCTCGCCTGGGCCGGTctctccctgcctgtctctggCTGTCTCCGCGTCTCTCTGTATATCTCTCCCTAGCTCTGAGATACCGTCTGGCATCGTTcactgtctctgtgtctctggccACAGCGGTCTCTGTCCATCTTTAAGGAAACTGTGACTTTGAAGTATTGCCTCTTTCCATGCCTGCGTCCCTCCCTGTCACTGTCTCTGAGTCTCTCCGGTCTCTCTGTCTGATCTCTTACAGTTTAGTCTCTTGCCCTTTTGATATCTCTCCGTTGTCTCTCCCAGGCCCTCCCCGTGGCCTGTGACCCCCACCATCTCGGGGGGCTCAGGCCTCCCGCTCCACTGGTCTCTCTCCAGCCTCGGGTCAGAGTCGcgctctccccctctctcccccgcCTGCGTCTCTGCGCCCCCGACCAAGTCCTCGCATCTCCGGTCTCTCCGGGTCCCCGACGCGGATCCCGTGTCCCCCGCCTACTTCGCCTTCTCATGGCTCGgtgtctccttcccttcccctccgcAGACTACCAAGGCGACTACTACGCGCCGGGAGGCAACTACGACTTCTTCGCGCACGGCCCGCCGTCGCAGGCGCAGTCCCCGGCCGACTCGAGCTTCCTGGCTGCCTCGGGTCCCGGCTCGACGCCGCTGGGCGCGCTGGAAGCGCCGCTGGCCGGGCCGCACGCGGGCGACAACCCCCGGTTCACCGACATGATCTCGCACCCGGACACGCCGAGTCCCGAGCCGGGCCTGCCGGGCGCGCTGCACCCCATGCCGGGAGAGGTGTTCAGCAGCGGGCCCAGCCCGCCCTTCCCCATGAGCGGCACCAGCGGCTACAGCGGACCCCTGTCGCATCCCAACCCCGAGCTCAACGAGGCCGCAGTGTGGTAaggcggccgggccgggccgccCCTACCCCGCGCTCGGCCCCCCGGGGCGCCGCCCGGACCAAGCCTCCTGAAACCAAAACTCCTGAAGCCACGCGGACGCTGAGGACGTGGGTCTCCCTCAGGGGTTCTCTCTCGGGTCCGCACTCAACCAGCAGCTGCTTCTTGCCTGGGGgaagggccaggggagggggcgCCCGACCCCCATCTCCACCCCGCGGGCTCTCCGGGAGCCCCAGCCCACCGCCAGCGCTCTCCCGGCAGCCACGAGCAATGTCTTGGGACCAAAGTCAACACTCCGGAGGGTCAGAGATTTCAAGCACGCTCTTCCCCGGCCCCCCcagcacccacccacccaccacctcttTGGACTAAGAGAGGGTGAGGTCAAGGGGCGGAGACGATGTTCCCCCCTCTCTGCAATCCGAGTGGCATTTCGTAATCTTATTTCTCGCTCTGCTTTCcccgtcttaaaaaaaaaataagatgataagaaaaacagagagatgggaagggagagagaagaaagggagcaagatgaggaagggagagatggggagagcGCCAGCCAGAGAGCGAGCGAGTGAGAAACGCGAAACGAAACGCGCTTGCAGGGGGGCGTCCCCGGGAGAAGACAAATCCACCTGCCCgcgggcgccccctggcggccagTCTTCAGGCTCAAGGTCAGCTTTTCTAGAAGCCGGGCGGTCAGGACACCGCCGGCCCAGACCGGCTCCCCTCTTCCTGactttgacatttattttgagCCCGAGGGTACAGGCAGGACTCGAACACCGCACGTCCCGCTCTGCCCCTGGGCGAGGCGCCAAGGTTGCTGGGCGGGTCCTGACCCCCACACACAGCCTACCCTCCCTGCCCgggcctggaggctgggctgTCAGGATGTACAATATTATACTTTTTTGGAAGTTGAACGCTTCTAGTTTCCTTATTTtgtataaagaagaaacaaataaagtatgtttttgtGTTTACTGTTTATTTATTGTACTCTAGTTATCTGGGGttggacatttttatatttttaagaggagggtgggcagagtgagggaggggaaaaaggtttaccaaaaaaacacaaaaaagatacaaaaaaaaaacaaaaaaaatcaactttttttaaaaagaaagattaataaaaaagaattcttttttccctcagcgctgtgtggtttctttttttgtccCCTACCTTGAGAGTCATGCAGAGTGAATGAAACTACGCTTTTCTGGGGCTCGCGTGTCTGACATTAACCAACTGGAGAAATGCAAAGACCTCTCTCCACCCCACGAGGGAGAGCGCTGTCGGCGACTACCACGCCCGTGAAAGTGGCTGCCATTTTTCGacagctactatgtgccaggcacagtacgTCCCAGGCTTTGTGTGACACCCTGCTCTAACACAAGCCAGCACATATTACAGTAGGTCTTTTGTGATTTGTTGGTCCCCAGTACATCAAAAGAATTATGGCTCCCCTGCTAACTATGCCGCCACGTAATTCCAGGtggccagaaaataaataaataaataaataaataaataaataaataaataaataaataaataaataaataaataaagcaggcTGGTAACGTGATGCTTTTATCTTCAAGGTCATATTAGGACTGAAGCGCCCCCGCCTCCGCCAGAGCAGGGCTTCTACAGCACATGCATTAGGTGAAGGCAAGATGGAAAGAGTGCTGGTTGAGATTGACCAGGCCTGAGACCACCACCTAGAATTTCATGCCccctctttgcctcagtttccctatttgcAAAAGTGGGGTTTGGAGGGAGTTCTTCCTACGTTCCCTTCCAACGCAGACCCGGTAAGATTAGAAAAGCAGATGAGAGAGCGAGAAATACATGGAAGAGTGTCCTGCGTTTGGACTCCTTTTCACCCaagcctggggtgggaggagctggCCCTTCTGAGCagcagcagggaggtgggaggacagggaggtgAGCGGGATGGAGCACCAAGGAGCGGGCACGTGCCGGGAGCCCCACTCCTTCGCCCTTCCTCATGGGGACCTTGCAAGAATAATGCAAGATGGCGCGGCTTTTCCTTTCTAGCACATGTGCCCTCGCCAGACAAATGCTACTTGCTCACTGTgggaaatttagaaattttggataaacaaaaggaagaaaatgtcatCATCCAGAATCTCGAGAACTATGGTAATGTGGTTGATACATTTCcatccatacttttttttttttttttcattttgaaaccaGAGGTCATGCCCTGTATGTACACACCTGTGGTCACCTGCTCTGGTTCCCTCCACAATATCTTCCAGACTCATAACCTGATCTTCACAGCCAGAGTTACATCCCTCTGTGTAATCATTGCTTAAAGTCCCCTTGAATGGCCAAGCCatccttttttggtttttattttcttttttaatcaattCTAGTTTTGGACATTTGAgttcatttccaatttttttttaccaccttAAACCA from Lemur catta isolate mLemCat1 chromosome 21, mLemCat1.pri, whole genome shotgun sequence encodes the following:
- the LHX5 gene encoding LIM/homeobox protein Lhx5, whose product is MMVHCAGCERPILDRFLLNVLDRAWHIKCVQCCECKTNLSEKCFSREGKLYCKNDFFRRFGTKCAGCAQGISPSDLVRKARSKVFHLNCFTCMVCNKQLSTGEELYVIDENKFVCKDDYLSSSSLKEGSLNSVSSCTDRSLSPDLQDPLQDDPKETDNSTSSDKETANNENEEQNSGTKRRGPRTTIKAKQLETLKAAFAATPKPTRHIREQLAQETGLNMRVIQVWFQNRRSKERRMKQLSALGARRHAFFRSPRRMRPLGGRLDESEMLGSTPYTYYGDYQGDYYAPGGNYDFFAHGPPSQAQSPADSSFLAASGPGSTPLGALEAPLAGPHAGDNPRFTDMISHPDTPSPEPGLPGALHPMPGEVFSSGPSPPFPMSGTSGYSGPLSHPNPELNEAAVW